In the Leguminivora glycinivorella isolate SPB_JAAS2020 chromosome 14, LegGlyc_1.1, whole genome shotgun sequence genome, one interval contains:
- the LOC125233287 gene encoding probable RNA-binding protein 46 isoform X1 — translation MPPVKHYSCSEVNQHELSSRLLSLTENNTSYTLTQINGQRIYRKAPHAWSGPEPSRNCEVFIGRIPHDCFEDTLVPLFRQAGELFEFRLMINFSGWNRGYAFAMYTTDAEASNAIRMFNNYMIRPSWQLGVCPSINNCRIFISRIPPTLSSAEIVRLLYELTDEVVEVRVRRSVASSAAIVEYKSHRGAAMARKALVAAANAAWGSGARPAVDWSLPQSPQLLKQYREVGRWTPERGVELTRVPESGAYSPPIAPSYTLEPWSQARRLRMIHEASRRHQAQE, via the exons ATGCCTCCTGTTAAGCATTATTCGTGTAGTGAAGTAAATCAACATGAATTGTCATCGAGATTATTATCTCTAACAGAAAATAACACATCTTATACACTTACGCAAATTAATGGACAGAGGATCTACAGGAAAGCTCCTCACGCGTGGTCTGGGCCGGAGCCGTCTAGGAATTGTGAG GTGTTCATCGGCCGCATCCCACACGACTGCTTCGAGGACACGCTGGTGCCGCTCTTCCGGCAGGCCGGCGAGTTGTTCGAGTTCCGACTCATGATTAATTTCTCGGGATGGAACCGCGG GTACGCGTTCGCTATGTATACGACCGACGCGGAGGCGAGCAATGCTATACGAATGTTCAACAACTACATGATCAGGCCCTCTTGGCAACTTG GTGTGTGCCCGTCCATCAACAACTGCCGCATCTTCATCTCACGCATTCCGCCGACGCTGTCTTCGGCGGAGATCGTGCGACTCCTGTATGAGCTAACGGACGAGGTGGTCGAG GTACGCGTCCGTCGCTCAGTAGCCTCCAGCGCGGCCATAGTGGAGTACAAGTCGCACCGCGGGGCCGCCATGGCGCGCAAGGCGCTGGTGGCGGCCGCGAACGCCGCGTGGGGCtccggcgcgcgccccgccgtgGACTGGTCGCTGCCGCAGTCGCCGCAGCTGCTCAAGCAGTACCGCGAG GTCGGGCGCTGGACCCCCGAGCGCGGCGTGGAGCTGACCCGCGTGCCCGAGAGCGGCGCCTACTCGCCGCCCATCGCGCCCTCGTACACGCTGGAGCCGTGGTCGCAGGCGCGCCGCCTGCGCATGATCCACGAGGCCTCGCGCCGCCACCAGGCGCAGGAGTGA
- the LOC125233287 gene encoding probable RNA-binding protein 46 isoform X3, translated as MPPVKHYSCSEVNQHELSSRLLSLTENNTSYTLTQINGQRIYRKAPHAWSGPEPSRNCEVFIGRIPHDCFEDTLVPLFRQAGELFEFRLMINFSGWNRGYAFAMYTTDAEASNAIRMFNNYMIRPSWQLGVCPSINNCRIFISRIPPTLSSAEIVRLLYELTDEVVEVGRWTPERGVELTRVPESGAYSPPIAPSYTLEPWSQARRLRMIHEASRRHQAQE; from the exons ATGCCTCCTGTTAAGCATTATTCGTGTAGTGAAGTAAATCAACATGAATTGTCATCGAGATTATTATCTCTAACAGAAAATAACACATCTTATACACTTACGCAAATTAATGGACAGAGGATCTACAGGAAAGCTCCTCACGCGTGGTCTGGGCCGGAGCCGTCTAGGAATTGTGAG GTGTTCATCGGCCGCATCCCACACGACTGCTTCGAGGACACGCTGGTGCCGCTCTTCCGGCAGGCCGGCGAGTTGTTCGAGTTCCGACTCATGATTAATTTCTCGGGATGGAACCGCGG GTACGCGTTCGCTATGTATACGACCGACGCGGAGGCGAGCAATGCTATACGAATGTTCAACAACTACATGATCAGGCCCTCTTGGCAACTTG GTGTGTGCCCGTCCATCAACAACTGCCGCATCTTCATCTCACGCATTCCGCCGACGCTGTCTTCGGCGGAGATCGTGCGACTCCTGTATGAGCTAACGGACGAGGTGGTCGAG GTCGGGCGCTGGACCCCCGAGCGCGGCGTGGAGCTGACCCGCGTGCCCGAGAGCGGCGCCTACTCGCCGCCCATCGCGCCCTCGTACACGCTGGAGCCGTGGTCGCAGGCGCGCCGCCTGCGCATGATCCACGAGGCCTCGCGCCGCCACCAGGCGCAGGAGTGA
- the LOC125233287 gene encoding probable RNA-binding protein 46 isoform X2 has protein sequence MLSLCYENNTSYTLTQINGQRIYRKAPHAWSGPEPSRNCEVFIGRIPHDCFEDTLVPLFRQAGELFEFRLMINFSGWNRGYAFAMYTTDAEASNAIRMFNNYMIRPSWQLGVCPSINNCRIFISRIPPTLSSAEIVRLLYELTDEVVEVRVRRSVASSAAIVEYKSHRGAAMARKALVAAANAAWGSGARPAVDWSLPQSPQLLKQYREVGRWTPERGVELTRVPESGAYSPPIAPSYTLEPWSQARRLRMIHEASRRHQAQE, from the exons ATGCTTTCTTTATGTTAtg AAAATAACACATCTTATACACTTACGCAAATTAATGGACAGAGGATCTACAGGAAAGCTCCTCACGCGTGGTCTGGGCCGGAGCCGTCTAGGAATTGTGAG GTGTTCATCGGCCGCATCCCACACGACTGCTTCGAGGACACGCTGGTGCCGCTCTTCCGGCAGGCCGGCGAGTTGTTCGAGTTCCGACTCATGATTAATTTCTCGGGATGGAACCGCGG GTACGCGTTCGCTATGTATACGACCGACGCGGAGGCGAGCAATGCTATACGAATGTTCAACAACTACATGATCAGGCCCTCTTGGCAACTTG GTGTGTGCCCGTCCATCAACAACTGCCGCATCTTCATCTCACGCATTCCGCCGACGCTGTCTTCGGCGGAGATCGTGCGACTCCTGTATGAGCTAACGGACGAGGTGGTCGAG GTACGCGTCCGTCGCTCAGTAGCCTCCAGCGCGGCCATAGTGGAGTACAAGTCGCACCGCGGGGCCGCCATGGCGCGCAAGGCGCTGGTGGCGGCCGCGAACGCCGCGTGGGGCtccggcgcgcgccccgccgtgGACTGGTCGCTGCCGCAGTCGCCGCAGCTGCTCAAGCAGTACCGCGAG GTCGGGCGCTGGACCCCCGAGCGCGGCGTGGAGCTGACCCGCGTGCCCGAGAGCGGCGCCTACTCGCCGCCCATCGCGCCCTCGTACACGCTGGAGCCGTGGTCGCAGGCGCGCCGCCTGCGCATGATCCACGAGGCCTCGCGCCGCCACCAGGCGCAGGAGTGA
- the LOC125233503 gene encoding paternally-expressed gene 3 protein-like, producing MIHEASRRHQAQDGAYSPPIAPSYTLEPWSQARRLRMIHEASRRHQAQDGAYSPPIAPSYTLEPWSQARRLRMIHEASRRHQAQDGAYSPPIAPSYTLEPWSQARRLRMIHEASRRHQAQDGAYSPPIAPSYTLEPWSQARRLRMIHEASRRHQAQDGAYSPPIAPSYTLEPWSQARRLRMIHEASRRHQAQDGAYSPPIAPSYTLEPWSQARRLRMIHEASRRHQAQDGAYSPPIAPSYTLEPWSQARRLRMIHEASRRHQAQDGAYSPPIAPSYTLEPWSQARRLRMIHEASRRHQAQDGAYSPPIAPSYTLEPWSQARRLRMIHEASRRHQAQDGAYSPPIAPSYTLEPWSQARRLRMIHEASRRHQAQDGAYSPPIAPSYTLEPWSQARRLRMIHEASRRHQAQDGAYSPPIAPSYTLEPWSQARRLRMIHEASRRHQAQDGAYSPPIAPSYTLEPWSQARRLRMIHEASRRHQAQE from the exons ATGATCCACGAGGCCTCGCGCCGCCACCAGGCGCAGGA CGGCGCCTACTCGCCGCCCATCGCGCCCTCGTACACGCTGGAGCCGTGGTCGCAGGCGCGCCGCCTGCGCATGATCCACGAGGCCTCGCGCCGCCACCAGGCGCAGGA CGGCGCCTACTCGCCGCCCATCGCGCCCTCGTACACGCTGGAGCCGTGGTCGCAGGCGCGCCGCCTGCGCATGATCCACGAGGCCTCGCGCCGCCACCAGGCGCAGGA CGGCGCCTACTCGCCGCCCATCGCGCCCTCGTACACGCTGGAGCCGTGGTCGCAGGCGCGCCGCCTGCGCATGATCCACGAGGCCTCGCGCCGCCACCAGGCGCAGGA CGGCGCCTACTCGCCGCCCATCGCGCCCTCGTACACGCTGGAGCCGTGGTCGCAGGCGCGCCGCCTGCGCATGATCCACGAGGCCTCGCGCCGCCACCAGGCGCAGGA CGGCGCCTACTCGCCGCCCATCGCGCCCTCGTACACGCTGGAGCCGTGGTCGCAGGCGCGCCGCCTGCGCATGATCCACGAGGCCTCGCGCCGCCACCAGGCGCAGGA CGGCGCCTACTCGCCGCCCATCGCGCCCTCGTACACGCTGGAGCCGTGGTCGCAGGCGCGCCGCCTGCGCATGATCCACGAGGCCTCGCGCCGCCACCAGGCGCAGGA CGGCGCCTACTCGCCGCCCATCGCGCCCTCGTACACGCTGGAGCCGTGGTCGCAGGCGCGCCGCCTGCGCATGATCCACGAGGCCTCGCGCCGCCACCAGGCGCAGGA CGGCGCCTACTCGCCGCCCATCGCGCCCTCGTACACGCTGGAGCCGTGGTCGCAGGCGCGCCGCCTGCGCATGATCCACGAGGCCTCGCGCCGCCACCAGGCGCAGGA CGGCGCCTACTCGCCGCCCATCGCGCCCTCGTACACGCTGGAGCCGTGGTCGCAGGCGCGCCGCCTGCGCATGATCCACGAGGCCTCGCGCCGCCACCAGGCGCAGGA CGGCGCCTACTCGCCGCCCATCGCGCCCTCGTACACGCTGGAGCCGTGGTCGCAGGCGCGCCGCCTGCGCATGATCCACGAGGCCTCGCGCCGCCACCAGGCGCAGGA CGGCGCCTACTCGCCGCCCATCGCGCCCTCGTACACGCTGGAGCCGTGGTCGCAGGCGCGCCGCCTGCGCATGATCCACGAGGCCTCGCGCCGCCACCAGGCGCAGGA CGGCGCCTACTCGCCGCCCATCGCGCCCTCGTACACGCTGGAGCCGTGGTCGCAGGCGCGCCGCCTGCGCATGATCCACGAGGCCTCGCGCCGCCACCAGGCGCAGGA CGGCGCCTACTCGCCGCCCATCGCGCCCTCGTACACGCTGGAGCCGTGGTCGCAGGCGCGCCGCCTGCGCATGATCCACGAGGCCTCGCGCCGCCACCAGGCGCAGGAGTGA